CTGGAAAGGGAAATCGCCAGGATTTGCAGAAGAGCTGCAAAGCAAATCGTAACCGGGGAAAGAAAAAGTGTTACTGTCAGTGCAAAGGCGCTTGAAACCCTTTTAGGCAAAAGGAAATTCAGCTACGGACAAGCTGAGAAGAAAAACCAGGTCGGCGTTGCAACCGGATTGGCATATACGACGGTTGGAGGAGATACACTCCAAATTGAGGTTTCATTGTCGCCGGGCAAAGGTAAACTGATACTGACGGGCAAGTTGGGTGATGTCATGAAAGAATCGGCACAAACGGCATTATCCTATGTCAGATCTAAGGCAGTGGATTTTCATATCAATCCGAATTTCCATGAATCGTGCGACATTCATATACATGTTCCTGAAGGTGCAGTTCCAAAAGACGGACCTTCTGCGGGCGTAACGATTGCGACCGCACTCGTTTCTGCATTGACGAAACGCCCGATTAAGCGTGAAGTCGGAATGACAGGCGAAATTACGCTCCGAGGCAGGGTGTTGCCGATCGGAGGCGTTAAGGAAAAGTCTTTAAGTGCACATCGAGCTGGCTTGACGACAATCATCTTGCCGGTTGCAAATGAACGTGATATTGAAGATATACCAGAAAGTGTACGGAGTGAGCTGACATTCAAGCTTGTCTCAGATGCTGAAGAGGTATTAGCGTACGCATTGGAGGAGGCTTCCGAATGAAAGTAAATCAAGTTGAAATGATCATGAGTGCGGTAAGACCGGAGCAATACCCGGATGATGGATTTCCGGAATTTGCGTTGGCTGGCCGTTCGAATGTAGGAAAATCTTCCTTCATTAATAAAATGATCGGACGTAAAAGTTTAGCCCGTACATCATCGAAACCGGGCAAGACCCAAACATTGAATTTCTATAAAATTGAAGAGAAATTATTCTTCGTCGATGTCCCCGGTTATGGCTATGCGAAAGTGTCCAAATCGGAACGGGAAGCATGGGGCAAAATGATTGAGAGATATTTAACCGGTCGGGAGCAATTGAGGGCTGTTGTCTTGATTGTCGACCTTAGACATCCCCCAAGCGTAGATGATTGTGTTATGTATGACTTTCTTGGTCATTACGACATTCCTACAATCGTCATTGCAACGAAAGCGGATAAAATCCCGAAAGGTAAGTGGGAGAAGCATAAAAAAGTCGTGAGAAACGAATTGAATATGCGCGCTGGAGATCCATTAGTCCTGTTTTCCTCTGAAAAAGGCATAGGGATTGATGAGGCATGGCGAGAGATTGAAAATAGAATGTAGTTTTTATCCGGATGATAACAAACGTTCATCCGGATTTTACATTATGAAGAAGTAAAATACATTAGAATTAGTACAAAAATAGGGAACGAACCGTTGATGGTTCAAGAGTTAGTCACAAAATTGTCCGTTAGATACAGCGAAATATGTTATAATCGTATATGTGAAAAAGAACGGGAGAGGTGTGAACACCTTATGTATACAATCGTGGTCGGTGTCAACCACCGAACAGCTCCAGTAGAAATCAGGGAAAAATTATCTTTTGTAGAAGCTGAATTGCCAAAGGCGATGCAAGCTTTACAAAAAGAGAAAAGCATTTTGGAAAATGTAATCATTTCTACTTGCAATCGTACTGAAATATACGCTGTTGCTGATCAACTCCATACGGGCCGTTACTACGTGAAACGATTTTTAGCTGACTGGTTCGACATGGAACTTGAGGAATTATCCCCTCATTTGCTTATCTACGAAAATGATGCAGCAATCGAACATTTGATGCGTGTATCAGCGGGCATCGATTCAATGGTGCTTGGCGAAACTCAAATTTTAGGACAAGTCCGAAACAGTTTCTTGGAAGGGCAAAACATCGGAACGACTGGAACAGTCTTTAATGAGTTGTTTAAAAAGTCGATTACACTCGCGAAGAAGGCGCATTCAGAAACTGCCATCGCCGACAATGCTGTATCTGTATCCTACGCTGCTGTTGAGCTTGGAAAGAAGATTTTCGGTTCATTGGATGGAAAGCATATAGCCATACTTGGAGCAGGGAAGATGGGAGAATTGGCCATCAAGAACTTGCATGGCAGTGGTGCCGGCAAAGTGACTGTCGTCAATCGTACGCTTTCCAAAGCGGAAGAGATGGCGGAGCAATTCGGGGGCGTCGCTAAACCGATGCAGGAATTGCAATGCACGCTATTGGAAGCAGATGTATTAATCAGTTCCACCGGTGCAACTGATTTTGTCATTGATTTCGAATTGATGAAATATGTTGAGAAGCTCCGGAAGGGAAAGCCGATTTTCATGGTCGATATTGCCGTACCTCGGGATTTGGATCCTAGAATTGGTGATTTACCGAATGTCTTCCTCTACGACATTGACGACCTGCAAGGAATCGTCGAAGCGAATTTGGCGGAACGTAAACGTGCCGCAGAAGAGATCGGTTTGATGATTGAAGAGGAGATTGTCGAATTCAAGGAATGGATTGCAACGCTCGGTGTTGTGCCGGTCATTTCCGCGTTACGCGAAAAGGCTCTCCATATCCAGGCTGAGACGATGGCCAGCATTGAGAATAAAATGCCTAACCTCACCGCTCGTGAAAAGAAATTATTGAATAAGCATACAAAGTCAATTGTCAACCAAATGCTGAAGGAACCGATCCTGCAGGCGAAAGAGTTGGCATTGGATGGACAGGCAGCTGAAAAACTGGCTTTATTCAAGCAAATATTTGGATTGGTTGATGAAGAAGAGGAAGAAGAAATCGTTCAAACTGAAGCCAAATCCCTTGGTAAAGCTACACACAAATTAGCCGAGGCATAATCCGGGCTATAGATCCATGCGAAAGGCAGAGGTTGCATCATGGCCGAAATGACTATGGCGAGATTCCACGAAGTAATCGTCGTCCTGTATGCGGTGAGCCTCGTATTTTATTTCATCGATTATCTGAATAACAATAAAATCGCCCATCGTAGCGCTTTTTCGATTTTGTCGGTTGTCTATTTGATGCAGAGCGGATTTCTAGTTGCACGGGTGATTGACACACAGCGATTCCCGATCCTTTCCCTTTACGAAGGGATCTATTTCTACGCTTGGCTGCTCATTTCGTTATCGATGATTCTCCAAGTGTTTACAAAGGTCGGGTTCGCTGTCTTCTTTTTAAATGTGATCGGATTCATCTTTATGACAATCCATACATTCACGCCTGTGCAGATTGAGAAGTCGCCTGTTGGTGAATCTCTCATTTCGGAATTGCTCTTCATACATATCACCTTTGCAATCCTATCGTATGCAGCATTTGCAATGTCCTTCGTTTTCGCCATCCTTTATTTGCTCGTCTATAAAGTGTTGAAGAAGAAGAAGTGGACAAAGCAATTCGGACGTCTGCCGTCCCTTCAACAATCGTTATCTGGGATGAAAGCATCGATTTATACCGGCATACCAGTACTGTTCATCAGCCTCGTGCTGGGAATTCAATGGGCAGCTGTTGCACTTGATGAATGGGCAATTTCCGACATGAAGATCATCGGGTCTTTCCTCGTTATTATCCTTTATAGTTTAGTATTGTTTTTGCAAAGAAGAGGAAGACTGACAGCGAACGATTTTGCGTGGGCGAACGTCTTCGCTTTTCTTTTTGTTATCATCAACTTTTTTCTTGGAAGCAGATTATCGCAATTCCATTTTTGGATTTGACGTTTAGGCAGTAAGTATGGGAGGAAGATCGTATTGAGAAAAATCATTGTAGGCTCAAGAAGGAGCAAGCTCGCATTAACGCAGACGAATTGGTTTATCGACCAAATGAAGGCAGCGGGTGCGCCTTTTGAATTTGAAGTGAAAGAAATTGTTACGAAAGGTGACAAAATCCTCGATGTGATGCTTTCGAAGGTGGGAGGCAAAGGACTATTCGTCAAAGAGATCCAACAAGCTCTTTTCGATAAGGAAATTGACTTCGCTGTCCACAGCATGAAGGATATGCCTGCCGTATTACCTGAAGGGCTTATGATCGGTTGTATGCCGCCGCGTGTCGATTCACGGGACGCATTCATCTCCAAAGGTCATGTGAAGTTCATGGACCTTCCGGTTGGTGCCGTCGTCGGGACGTCGAGTTTACGCCGCAGCTCCCAGTTGATCATGCTTCGTCCTGATATTGAAATCAAATGGATTCGAGGCAACATCGATACTCGGTTGCAGAAGATGCAAGATGGCGAATACGATGCGATCCTTTTGGCTGCCGCAGGTTTGAAGCGGATGGGTTGGAGCGATGATGTAGTGACTGAGTATATGTCAATCGAAGACTGTATCCCGGCTATCGGCCAAGGTGCACTTGCGATCGAATGCAGAAGTGACGATGCAGAACTGCTCGCCGAACTGAAAAAAGTCTCCGATGAGAAGACGTGGCTGGAAGTCGAAGCGGAGCGCACATTCCTTGCAGAAATGGATGGCTCATGCCAAGTGCCGATTGCGGGAATTGCCGAATATGACGGAAAAGAGATCGAATTTACTGGATTTGTTGCTTCCCCGGACGCGAAGCAAGTGTTCAAGAAGACGGTGCGCGGTTCTGATCCGGTTGCAGTCGGCAAATCTGTAGCATCTACTTTACGCGCAGAAGGAGCTTCAGAAGTAATCGAGAAAGTGAAGGCGGAAATGGATGCCTGAATTGGGTCCGTTGAAAGGGGAAACCGTCATTTTTACGGGGACGCCGAAATCGCTTGAAGTTTTTGATCTCGTCAGACAGTACGGTGGCATCCCTTACTCGATGCCGCTCATCCAGGTGAATGAAATCGTAGATGCGACCGATGAGAATCAATTAAAGCGTTGTGCAGACTTTGATTGGTTGATATTCACAAGCCAAACTGCTGTGAGAGCATTCCATTTGAAAATGGAACGTTTTAATATGACAACTCAACAGATCCCCTCCAAAATAGCTGCTGTCGGTACACAGACCGCCTCGGCGTTGGAGAAGATCGGCTTCACTGTTGAATTCATCCCGACCATTTTCAGCGCAGACGTGTTTGTAAAGCAATTCAAACCAACGGATGACCGGGAGCTTCGGGTTCTGTTCCTTAGAGGGAATCTAGCCGGTAGCCTCATCCGTGAGGAACTGCCGTTTCAAGTGGAAGAATGGACGATTTATGAAACGGTGTCCCAGCCTGATTCAGTATCTTCAATCATCGATTTGCTGAAAACAGGAGAGAGCACAACTGTTTTATTTGCAAGTCCATCTGCTGTCCGTGTATTTGTAGAAGGCGCAATGCCTGTCGTCGGTTGGGATGGCTATTCAATCGGAGCAATCGGACATGTCACTGAAAAGGCGTTGATCGAGGCAGGCGCCAAGGTGGATGTGAAGCCTGAAATTTATACTCTTAAGGAACTCGTCAATGCATTGGCGAGGCGAAAGGAAGAAATCAAATGACTCAACTACAATTCCGACGTAATCGCCGTCTGCGCAATTCGGCGACAATACGCTCGATGGTAAGGGAAACAATCCTGCAGAAAGAGGATTTCATTTATCCGCTCTTCATCATTGAAGGGGGAAATGTGAAAAATGAAATCAGCTCGATGCCGGGCATTTATCAATTGTCACTTGATCGTTTGTTGGAGGAAGTGGAAGAAGTCGTTTCATTAGGCATACCTTCCGTCATCCTCTTTGGGATTCCTGCAGAGAAAGATGCGACTGGTACAGGAGCCTTTAACGACGAAGGAATTGTCCAGCGTGCTACCCGTCTTATCAAAGAGAAGTTCCCTGAACTTGTTGTCATTGCGGACACATGCTTATGCGAATATACCGACCATGGCCATTGCGGTGTCGTCCATGGATCCGACATATTGAACGACCCTTCACTTGAATTGTTGGCGAAAACTGCGGTCAGCCAAGCAAAGGCGGGTGCTGACATCATCGCACCATCCAATATGATGGATGGCTTCGTCGTCGCCATCAGACAAGCGCTTGATGAAGAGGGCTTCGAAAATGTTCCAATCATGTCTTACGCAGTCAAATATTCATCTGCATACTACGGGCCGTTCCGCGATGCTGCTGAATCGGCTCCGCAGTTCGGGGATCGGAAGACATATCAGATGGATCCTGCCAACCGGATGGAAGCACTTCGCGAGGCGGAGTCGGATGTCATGGAAGGCGCGGATTTCCTGATCGTTAAACCTGCATTGTCGTATTTGGATATCATGCGTGATGTGAAGAACAATGTCCTGCTTCCTGTTGTCGCTTATAATGTGAGCGGTGAATATTCGATGGTGAAGGCAGCGGCACAGAACGGCTGGATCAATGAAAAAGAAATCGTATTGGAAACGTTGACAAGTATGAAACGCGCAGGTGCGGATCTCATCATGACATACCATGCAAAAGACGCAGCGCGTTGGCTGGAGGGAAAATGAATGGGTAAAAGCTACGAAAAATCAAAGCAAGCATTTGCGGAAGCAGTGAAGTTAATGCCAGGCGGCGTGAACTCTCCTGTCCGTGCTTTCAAATCGGTCAATATGGATCCGATTTTCATGGAAAGCGGAAAAGGGCCGATCATCAAGGACATAGATGGTAATGAATATATCGATTATGTCCTTTCATGGGGTCCCCTGATTTTAGGGCATGCAGATCCTGACGTTGTTGAAGGTATTAAAAAAGTGGCTGAGACAGGAACGAGCTTCGGAGCACCTACTTTACTTGAAAATGAACTCGCGCAAATCGTTATCGATCGCGTGCCATCCATCGAGGTTGTCCGGATGGTCTCTTCAGGAACAGAAGCGACTATGAGCGCATTGCGTCTGGCTCGCGGTTATACAGGACGCAACAAGATTTTGAAGTTTGAAGGCTGCTACCACGGCCATGGTGATTCGTTGCTTATTAAAGCGGGATCTGGCGTCGCTACGCTGGGTCTGCCGGATAGTCCGGGTGTTCCTGAAGGCATTGCGAAGAACACGATTACAGTTGCTTACAATGACATGGATGGCGTTCGTGCTGCTTTCGATCAATTCGGAGATGACATTGCAGGCGTCATTGTCGAGCCGGTTGCCGGAAACATGGGAGTTGTCCCGCCGGAGCCAGGTTTCCTGGAAGGGTTACGTGAAATCACCGAGAAGAACGGCACATTGCTTATTTTCGATGAAGTGATGACGGGCTTCCGTGTTGATTACACTTGCGCGCAAGGCTATTTCGGAATCACTCCGGATCTTACTTGCCTAGGCAAAGTGATCGGCGGCGGTCTTCCTGTCGGTGCATATGGCGGGAAACGTGAAATCATGGAAAATATCGCACCTGCAGGAACGGTCTACCAAGCAGGGACATTGTCCGGAAATCCAATGGCGATGACAGCTGGCATCGAGACATTGAAAAAATTGACACCGGCTTCGTATGATTATTTCAAGAAACTTGGCGATCAGCTGGAAGCAGGCTTCCGTGAGGCGGCGACGAAATACAACATCCCGCATACTGTGAACCGAGCAGGCTCCATGATCGGTTTCTTCTTTACGAATGAAAAAGTGACCAATTACGACCAAGCGAAAACGTCCGACCTGGAACTGTTTGCGGAGTACTTTCGCTTGATGGCAGAAGAAGGAATCTTCCTGCCGCCATCCCAGTTCGAAGGCATGTTCCTTTCCTCATCCCATACGGAAGAGCATATCGAACAGACCGTCCAAGCATTCCACAAGGTATTCGCCCAATTGGCACGATAATTATGTTAGCTGTCCGTTGTCGGGTTTCCCGACAACGGGCAGTTTTTTTATTGGCATTGCGAGCAAGGAGCCCTTGATGGAATAAATGAGCCCTTTTGCGAATAATGGAGCCTATCAATAATACGAGCTTCACTTTCTTCTACCTTTCCTGTTCGCTGCATATAATGGCAAGTGAATGAAACAAGGGGAGGGAAACGGAATGAAAAAGTTACAATGGAATATGGAAGAGGTCTTTTATTTTCCAGAGAATGTCGGTGTCCCGAAGGATGCACGCCTCGTTAAAGTGAAAGCTGGATTCACGGAGAAGCGATCAGAAGAAGCAGTACGCCTATCTGGCATCTATCACATTGCCGCCAAGGTAGACTTTACAGAGGGGCAGCGTAGTGAGTCGATTCCTACAGATGCAATCTTCGTCGATGATGTGGAGCTAGAAGGGGAAACGGGTTACTTTGAATACGCTGTACCGCTTTACATCGACCTGCCGCCGGAAGTAGATCATCCATTGCATATCGAAGCGACAGACGTCAAATCCACATTCGACGGACAAGGTTCCTTTACGGTCGCTTGGAATGTCAACTGTACGTACGGACAGAAATCTGCCGAAGAAGTTGCAAGCGAAAAATCTGCCAGCAAAGAAGACGTTAGTCAAATTACAGCAAATGTAGAAGCGAAAAAGGCAACCGAAGTCGCAGAAGAGAAGTTGATAACGGCTGCAGTTCAGGATGTGCCAAAAGAAAAGGTGGCTGCCGGACAGCAGGAACAGACACAAGTAGCACAAGTGATCGAAACACGTCAGTCTTCAGAGGCACAAAATCGGACAGCTGCAGCGCCTGTCCAAGAACCGCAAGCAGCTGCAATGCATGACAGCAGTATATGGAATGCACAGGATGATATACTGTCATACATTGCAATGTTGCCGGATGAGCGGACGTCGACGCGATTCCGCTCAAATGATATCTTTGTAAAGGAGGAAAGCTAATCCTCCAAGAGCACATAATAGGAGGAAATCACCGGTCGTAGGGACGATCAAAAGCCTGATCAACTGAAAAATGGCAATCGGGATGATGATGCCTTTGCAATAAAACCTTGTCTTCCGTAACCACGGGGGCAATAAAAAAGGATTATATCCCTTTCTCATAACTACCTTCCTTTCCTAATTTACTTGACGAAGTCTCTTCCAATCGCATACAATGGTTATAACTATATAATGATGCATTGATCGGGAGAGTACGCGATTTTCATTTATCCAAGAGAGGGCGCCATCGGTGGGAGGGCCTATGAATGAACTTGCGGAAAGTCACCCGGGAGCAGTTTCCGTGAATTTCGAGTAGCGGAAGCCGGTTTGAAACCGTTATTTATTATTGAGGCGCAAACGCTTTTTAGTTTGCGCGAATAAAGGTGGTACCACGGATAACTCCTTCGTCCTTTTTGACGAACGGAGTTTTTTTGTATTCACTTTTATTTTATTAGCTGTTTTGCAAGTAAAGAGGAGGAGTTCAAATGTCAACAGAGAATTTGTCAATGCCGACGAAATATGAGCCGCAGTCGATTGAAGCGGGCCGTTATGAATGGTGGCTGAAAGGGAAGTACTTCGAAGCGCAACCGGAAAGCGGGAAAGAGCCGTATACGATCGTCATTCCGCCGCCGAACGTAACAGGCAAGCTCCATTTAGGTCATGCTTGGGATACGACGCTGCAAGATATTCTTATCCGGATGAAGCGGATGCAAGGCTACGATGCTTTGTGGCTGCCAGGAATGGACCATGCAGGAATTGCGACACAGGCAAGGGTTGAAGAGAAGCTTCGGGAAGAAGGAAAGTCCCGCTATGATCTTGGCCGTGAAAAATTCCTTCAGGAAACGTGGAAATGGAAAGATGAATACGCTGGCCATATCCGGGCGCAATGGGCGAAGTTAGGTCTAGCGCTTGATTATTCTAGAGAACGTTTCACGTTGGATGAAGGATTATCGAAAGCGGTCCGTGAAGTGTTCGTCAAGCTCTATGAAAAGGACTATATTTACCGCGGCGAATATATCATCAACTGGGATCCGGCTACGAAAACGGCGCTTTCAGACATCGAAGTTATCCATAAGGATGTTCAGGGTGCATTCTATCATATGCGCTATCCACTGGCAGACGGAACGGGCAGCATCGAAATTGCTACGACGCGCCCTGAAACGATGCTCGGCGATACTGCTGTAGCCGTTCATCCGGAAGATGAACGCTATATGCATTTGATCGGTAAAACGGTTAAACTGCCGATTGTCGGACGGGAAATTCCGATTATCGCAGATGATTATGTTGATATGGAATTCGGTAGCGGTGCAGTAAAAATCACCCCGGCACACGACCCGAATGACTTTGAAATCGGCAATCGACATGACTTGCCACGCGTGCTAGTCATGAACGAAGACGGCAGCATGAACCAACTTGCAGGCAAATACGAAGGAATGGACCGCTTCGAATGCCGGAAAGCGATCGTCAAAGATTTGCAGGACCTTGGCGTTTTATTCAAAATCGAAGAGCATTTGCACTCCGTAGGCCATTCAGAACGTAGTGGTGCAGTTGTTGAGCCATATTTGTCAACGCAATGGTTTGTTAAAATGGCGCCGCTTGCAGAAGAGGCGATCAAACTTCAGCAATCGGAAGGAAAGGTCAATTTTGTTCCGGAACGTTTTGAAAAGACGTATTTGAACTGGATGGAAAATATCCATGACTGGTGCATTTCACGCCAGCTCTGGTGGGGACATCGAATTCCTGCCTGGTACCATAAAGAAACGGGCGAAATTTATGTAGGACATGAAGCGCCACAGGATCTCGAGAACTGGAACCAAGAGGAAGATGTACTCGATACATGGTTCTCCTCCGCATTATGGCCGTTCTCGACGATGGGCTGGCCTGATCTTGATAATGAAGAGTTCAAGCGCTACTATCCGACGGATGCGCTCGTAACTGGTTACGACATCATTTTCTTCTGGGTATCCCGGATGATTTTCCAAGGAATCGAATTTACGGATCAGCGTCCGTTTAAAGATGTATTGATTCACGGTCTTGTCCGAGCGGAGGATGGCCGCAAAATGTCGAAATCCCTAGGCAACGGAATCGACCCTATGGAAGTGATTGATAAATATGGTGCCGACGCATTGCGCTATTTCTTATCAACTGGATCCTCACCAGGCCAGGATCTTCGCTATTCAACGGAAAAAGTTGAAGCGATCTGGAACTTTGCGAATAAAATCTGGAATGCCTCTCGTTTTGCGTTAATGAATATGGACGGCATGACGTATGATGAAATCGATCTTACCGGTGAAAAATCCGTTGCGGATGCTTGGATCCTTACACGGTTGAATGAAACGATCGAGCAAGTGACGAAGCTTGCAGAGAGATATGAATTCGGTGAAGTCGGCCGAGCGCTCTACAACTTCATCTGGGATGACTTCTGCGACTGGTATATCGAAATGGCGAAATTGCCGTTGTACGGAGAAGATGAAGCGGCGAAGAAAACGACACGTTCGGTTCTCGCTTACGTTCTTGACAACACGATGCGCCTCTTGCATCCGTTGATGCCGTTCATTACGGAAGAGATCTGGCAGAACCTCCCTCATGAAGGTGAGTCGATCACAGTGGCGGCTTGGCCTGTAGCGGATCCTGCATTGACGGATAAGGCAAAAGCTTCGGATATGAAGCTGCTCGTCGACCTCATTCACGCAGTCCGCAACATCCGTGCTGAAGTGAATACGCCGATGAGTAAAAAAGTACCGCTTTATATTGCAGCGAAAGACGAAGCGACTGTTGCCGTTCTGGAAGCGAATCGCAGCTATATCGAACGCTTCTGTAATCCGGAAACACTTGAAATCGGAGTCGGCATTTCGGCGCCGGGCAAATCGATGTCAGCTGTCATTACGGGAGCTGAACTATTCCTTCCGCTAGAAGGCTTGCTTAATATCGACGAAGAAATCGAACGGTTGAAGAAGGAACTGGCGAAATGGGAAGGCGAAGTGAAACGTGTCCAAGGAAAACTGTCCAACGAACGATTCATCTCAAAAGCTCCTGAAGCAGTAGTCGAGGAAGAACGCGCGAAAGAGAAGGACTACTTGGAGAAGAAAGCTGCGGTAGAGCGCAGGATTGAAGAATTGAAAGAGATTTAATGCAAAAAGAGTTGGTCCTCCTGAAAATGGAATTGACCAACTCTTTTTTTGTTACTTAACTGCGAGCGCGCTCATAAATCTCGTTACACGCTCATAAAGCCGAGCGAGTGATCATAAACTCTCGCAAGTGATCATAAAGGCGTGCGAGTGATCATAAAGCCGCGCGAGTGATCATAAACTCCCGCAAGTGATCATAAAGCCGTGCGAGTGATCATAACCCCCTGCAAGTGATCATAAAGCCGAGCGAGTGATCATAAAGCCATGCGAGTGATCATAAACTCCTGCAGGTGATCATAAAGCCGTGCGAGTGATCATAAACTCCTGCAAGTGATCATAAAGCCGTGCGAGTGATCATAAACTCCTGCAGGTGATCATAAACTCCCGCAAGTGATCATCAATTCGCGCCAGCGCTCAAAAGTCCTCTAATTTCTTCTTTACATACTCCAGCAACTTCTCCGCAACCGAAAAATCATGCGTCACATATAGCGATCGGGCGCCTACCGGGTCTTCAATTTCATTCAACAGCCAATCGCCATTCGGCAATAAAAGAAAATCAATGCCGATATAATCGCTTTTCAACGCTTTAGCAATTTTGCGTGCCTCGCTCTCTTGCCACTCAGAAAGCATGTACTTCTCAACAGTACCGCCCAGTGTATAGTTCGATTTGAATGAGTTGCTGCCGATCCGCTTTACCGCTCCCAACACTTCATCACCAAGCATGAACACCCTTATATCCGTCGAGTTAGATTCAATATACGGCTGGGCAATCAATCGTCTGCCTGCGAACTTTGAGAAAACCTCTTCTGCTTCATCCTTCGTTTGGCAAAGGAATACTTCATCTCCGCCATGTCCATCAGTTGTTTTTAAAACAATTGGGAGGGGAGGTAGGTCTAGTATTGACCTGGCCTTTGTTGTAGGAATGACAGAAACGCCTAACAGAGTCGCAAGCTCAAATGTATTCAATTTATCATTGGCAATCCGGTTCACTTCTGACCGATTGATCACCCTGAATCCCGCAGATTCCCATCTTTCCGCAAGCATTGGATTTCGAGTCCGGAATAAAATGAAGTCCACCTCATCATCAGGTTCGTCCTCATCCAAGAGCAATGTCAACGAAATTTCCATCCGCGACGCTTGCAACATCAAATCATCAATGAATCCTCGATTGCGCTCCGCATCAGCCGAAGAATAATATACATGTCCCTTCAACCCAATTTACCAAGAATATAGCTGATCATCCTGTCCGCAACGTTAATGCCTGTTACGTTATATATATTGCGGATATGAGCCGCGGCATTCACTTCACAGACGAGCGGGGCTTCATTTTCTCCAAACAGCAAGTCCACCCCAGCAAATTCGGCACCGACCGCTTCGGCTGCCCGGATTGCCAATTCCTTTTGCTCGGAAGTCAATTCAATGACGCTCGCCACTCCGCCATTCGTAATGTTCGCCCTGAAATCAGTTTCGGAATAACGGTACATCGCTGCTACAACTTCACCGCCAACGATATTCACCCGGATATCACGTCCTCTGCTCGTCGCTATAAACTGCTGGAACACATAATCGACTCCTCGCAATTCATCCACTTTCGCAAAGAACTCCTCTTCCGTTTCAATCAAATACACTTTCATTCCGAAGGAACCATGACCTTCTTTAATAATCATTGGCAAACCAAGTTTTTCAAGCACCTTTTCATAATAGCCCGAGCCTTCAATCGTGAAATTTGGATAGACTTTCGGAGCGATGATCGTTTCGGGCATCGCAATATTGCTCTTTGCAAGTTGTATGTATTGCTTTGCTTTATTATCACAAGTCTCAATCACTTCAGGGTCATTGAAGACGGGAATGCCTGCATTTTTCAAAAAAGTCGCAAGCAGGATATCCTTGTCCAGGAAGACGACAAAGTCAGGGCGCTCTTCCAGCGTTTCATTCAAGGCCATTAGCACTTCGTAATTTTTCTTGAGTGTCCCCTCGACTCCTGCTCGAATAGCGG
The sequence above is drawn from the Sporosarcina luteola genome and encodes:
- the yihA gene encoding ribosome biogenesis GTP-binding protein YihA/YsxC, whose product is MKVNQVEMIMSAVRPEQYPDDGFPEFALAGRSNVGKSSFINKMIGRKSLARTSSKPGKTQTLNFYKIEEKLFFVDVPGYGYAKVSKSEREAWGKMIERYLTGREQLRAVVLIVDLRHPPSVDDCVMYDFLGHYDIPTIVIATKADKIPKGKWEKHKKVVRNELNMRAGDPLVLFSSEKGIGIDEAWREIENRM
- the hemB gene encoding porphobilinogen synthase, producing MTQLQFRRNRRLRNSATIRSMVRETILQKEDFIYPLFIIEGGNVKNEISSMPGIYQLSLDRLLEEVEEVVSLGIPSVILFGIPAEKDATGTGAFNDEGIVQRATRLIKEKFPELVVIADTCLCEYTDHGHCGVVHGSDILNDPSLELLAKTAVSQAKAGADIIAPSNMMDGFVVAIRQALDEEGFENVPIMSYAVKYSSAYYGPFRDAAESAPQFGDRKTYQMDPANRMEALREAESDVMEGADFLIVKPALSYLDIMRDVKNNVLLPVVAYNVSGEYSMVKAAAQNGWINEKEIVLETLTSMKRAGADLIMTYHAKDAARWLEGK
- a CDS encoding cytochrome c biogenesis protein, whose product is MAEMTMARFHEVIVVLYAVSLVFYFIDYLNNNKIAHRSAFSILSVVYLMQSGFLVARVIDTQRFPILSLYEGIYFYAWLLISLSMILQVFTKVGFAVFFLNVIGFIFMTIHTFTPVQIEKSPVGESLISELLFIHITFAILSYAAFAMSFVFAILYLLVYKVLKKKKWTKQFGRLPSLQQSLSGMKASIYTGIPVLFISLVLGIQWAAVALDEWAISDMKIIGSFLVIILYSLVLFLQRRGRLTANDFAWANVFAFLFVIINFFLGSRLSQFHFWI
- the hemC gene encoding hydroxymethylbilane synthase gives rise to the protein MRKIIVGSRRSKLALTQTNWFIDQMKAAGAPFEFEVKEIVTKGDKILDVMLSKVGGKGLFVKEIQQALFDKEIDFAVHSMKDMPAVLPEGLMIGCMPPRVDSRDAFISKGHVKFMDLPVGAVVGTSSLRRSSQLIMLRPDIEIKWIRGNIDTRLQKMQDGEYDAILLAAAGLKRMGWSDDVVTEYMSIEDCIPAIGQGALAIECRSDDAELLAELKKVSDEKTWLEVEAERTFLAEMDGSCQVPIAGIAEYDGKEIEFTGFVASPDAKQVFKKTVRGSDPVAVGKSVASTLRAEGASEVIEKVKAEMDA
- a CDS encoding uroporphyrinogen-III synthase, encoding MPELGPLKGETVIFTGTPKSLEVFDLVRQYGGIPYSMPLIQVNEIVDATDENQLKRCADFDWLIFTSQTAVRAFHLKMERFNMTTQQIPSKIAAVGTQTASALEKIGFTVEFIPTIFSADVFVKQFKPTDDRELRVLFLRGNLAGSLIREELPFQVEEWTIYETVSQPDSVSSIIDLLKTGESTTVLFASPSAVRVFVEGAMPVVGWDGYSIGAIGHVTEKALIEAGAKVDVKPEIYTLKELVNALARRKEEIK
- the hemA gene encoding glutamyl-tRNA reductase, with protein sequence MYTIVVGVNHRTAPVEIREKLSFVEAELPKAMQALQKEKSILENVIISTCNRTEIYAVADQLHTGRYYVKRFLADWFDMELEELSPHLLIYENDAAIEHLMRVSAGIDSMVLGETQILGQVRNSFLEGQNIGTTGTVFNELFKKSITLAKKAHSETAIADNAVSVSYAAVELGKKIFGSLDGKHIAILGAGKMGELAIKNLHGSGAGKVTVVNRTLSKAEEMAEQFGGVAKPMQELQCTLLEADVLISSTGATDFVIDFELMKYVEKLRKGKPIFMVDIAVPRDLDPRIGDLPNVFLYDIDDLQGIVEANLAERKRAAEEIGLMIEEEIVEFKEWIATLGVVPVISALREKALHIQAETMASIENKMPNLTAREKKLLNKHTKSIVNQMLKEPILQAKELALDGQAAEKLALFKQIFGLVDEEEEEEIVQTEAKSLGKATHKLAEA